The Osmerus eperlanus chromosome 15, fOsmEpe2.1, whole genome shotgun sequence genome includes a window with the following:
- the myl12.1 gene encoding myosin, light chain 12, genome duplicate 1, whose product MSSKRAKGKTTKKRPQRATSNVFAMFDQSQIQEFKEAFNMIDQNRDGFVDKEDLHDMLASLGKNPTEDYLEAMMTEAPGPINFTMFLTMFGEKLNGTDPEDVIRNAFACFDEEGTGFIQEDYLRELLTTMGDRFTDEEVDELFREAPIDKKSNFNYVEFTRILKHGAKDKDD is encoded by the exons ATGTCGAGCAAAAGGGCAAAGGGAAAGACCACCAAGAAGCGCCCCCAGCGTGCTACCTCCAATGTGTTCGCCATGTTTGACCAGTCTCAGATCCAGGAGTTCAAGGAGGCGTTCAACATGATCGACCAGAACCGTGATGGGTTTGTTGACAAAGAGGATCTGCACGACATGCTGGCCTCACTGG GGAAAAACCCAACTGAAGATTACCTGGAGGCCATGATGACTGAAGCCCCCGGGCCTATCAACTTCACCATGTTCCTCACCATGTTTGGAGAGAAACTCAATGGCACAGACCCAGAGGATGTTATCAGAAATGCTTTTGCCTGCTTTGATGAGGAAGGCACTG GTTTCATCCAGGAAGATTACCTCAGAGAGCTGTTGACCACAATGGGAGACCGCTTCACAGACGAGGAGGTGGACGAGCTCTTCAGGGAGGCACCCATTGACAAGAAGAGCAACTTCAACTATGTGGAGTTCACACGCATCCTGAAACATGGTGCCAAGGATAAGGACGATTAA
- the fastkd3 gene encoding FAST kinase domain-containing protein 3, mitochondrial, translated as MALKVIQRLQLLGSTGKHLCSDLGQISRLLSSQCRARERLCVACLWTSAGRCIQRHGCKKLQPNLGRMSLSTIIRDPSFFTTGSVGLHKDSALRFCLSQLHGLTPADEQAFQVRLDSCSSSRQVFRLLGAMEVMSDNMAAAVLHRVADLEQDTHCLKDPSVLEQDTLRALCYQLEQDSCRLTDAGLVSALLGCTRLYLDPWSTLVVRLVSESQERLDKGQMSVGQLCTVGQAMLALEGPSCGMLEQVMDKVKKQEPGQWSLAELTAIYGLLQGGVGKEGQYQGLLHAMHLHAMSIAYHMDPPAVSRVMGALVVLNQTQAMPLVISLCKQAVRHVPNFRDEELTVVLGALMHFGHSDHHFVEAMERHVPSMAFTSHPETVSKVMQYFGRRNILSLPVFDAVAESFVYRADDYTTSQVAHQIMPFGKLGYLPPNAGQLFRKVEAILHRRFSHFQPRTLLNLLHTCILVERYPVNFVSKVFNKYFLQELQVKDEGMDRIVLAQLTQLYMSLKLECPFYEGPRLPPKYRVKSFLTPGRSLETQVDSQLYNYVKNGLVDLLGSRAYFASKVLTPYRYTIDVELKLDEEGYVLPASHTDDVYKRIAICIDGHKRFASNAKQLLGKEAIKQRHLRLLGYKVVQIPYYEFENLQNHTEIVQYLHKKIFPHSYRLSW; from the exons ATGGCTTTAAAGGTGATCCAGAGGCTTCAGCTGCTGGGATCGACGGGGAAACACCTCTGCTCTGATCTGGGACAGATCTCCAGACTCCTGAGTTCCCAGTGCCGTGCCCGGGAGCGCCTCTGTGTGGCCTGCCTTTGGACCTCAGCTGGTCGCTGCATCCAGAGACATGGCTGTAAGAAGCTACAGCCAAACTTGGGGAGGATGAGCCTGTCCACAATCATCAGGGACCCGTCCTTCTTCACCACTGGGTCTGTGGGCCTCCACAAAGACTCAGCCCTCCGGTTCTGTCTGAGCCAGCTCCACGGGCTCACTCCTGCAGACGAGCAGGCCTTCCAGGTGCGGCTGGACAGCTGCTCTTCATCCCGGCAGGTCTTCCGTCTGCTTGGTGCCATGGAGGTCATGTCTGACAACATGGCAGCTGCAGTGCTGCACAGGGTAGCTGACCTGGAGCAGGACACCCACTGCCTGAAGGACCCCTCGGTTCTGGAGCAGGACACTCTCAGGGCCCTGTGCTACCAGTTGGAGCAGGACTCATGCCGTCTGACGGACGCTGGGCTGGTGTCAGCCCTGCTTGGCTGCACCCGCCTCTACCTGGACCCCTGGAGCACACTAGTGGTGCGGCTGGTGTCTGagagccaggagaggctggacaaAGGACAGATGAGTGTTGGCCAGCTGTGCACCGTAGGGCAGGCCATGCTTGCCCTGGAGGGCCCTAGCTGTGGGATGCTGGAGCAAGTGATGGATAAGGTCAAGAAGCAGGAGCCTGGCCAGTGGAGCCTAGCAGAGCTCACTGCAATCTATGGACTTCTGCAGGGCGGGGTTGGTAAGGAGGGACAGTACCAGGGCCTCCTCCATGCAATGCATCTGCATGCCATGTCAATCGCCTACCATATGGACCCTCCTGCTGTCAGCAGGGTGATGGGTGCTCTGGTGGTACTGAACCAGACCCAGGCCATGCCCCTGGTGATCAGCCTGTGCAAGCAGGCCGTAAGGCACGTACCCAACTTCAGGGATGAGGAGTTGACCGTAGTCCTTGGGGCTCTTATGCACTTTGGTCACAGCGATCACCACTTTGTGGAAGCCATGGAGAGGCACGTGCCCAGCATGGCCTTCACCTCACACCCAGAGACGGTCTCCAAGGTGATGCAGTACTTTGGGCGGCGGAACATCTTGTCCCTGCCTGTGTTTGATGCCGTGGCTGAGAGCTTTGTGTACCGAGCAGATGACTACACCACCAGCCAGGTGGCCCATCAGATCATGCCATTCGGTAAGCTGGGCTACCTCCCACCAAACGCTGGCCAGTTGTTCAGGAAAGTGGAGGCCATCCTGCACAGGCGCTTTTCCCACTTTCAGCCCAGGACCCTCCTCAACCTGCTCCACACCTGCATCCTGGTGGAGAGATACCCTGTCAACTTTGTCTCCAAGGTCTTCAACAAGTACTTCCTCCAGGAATTGCAAG TCAAAGATGAAGGTATGGACCGCATTGTTTTGGCACAACTTACTCAGCTCTACATGTCCCTGAAGCTCGAGTGTCCCTTCTATGAG GGTCCTAGGCTCCCTCCCAAGTACCGGGTCAAGTCGTTTCTCACCCCTGGGCGGTCCCTGGAGACTCAGGTGGACAGTCAACTCTATAACTATGTCAAGAATGGCCTTGTGGATCTACTCGGGTCTCGTGCATACTTTGCATCTAAAGTCCTCACTCCTTACCGTTACACCATAG ATGTGGAATTAAAGCTTGATGAGGAAGGATATGTTTTACCTGCTAGTCACACAGATGACGTATACAAGAG GATTGCGATTTGTATTGATGGGCACAAACGGTTCGCTTCAAATGCAAAGCAGCTTCTTGGAAAAGAGGCCATTAAACAGAGGCATCTAAGACTCCTGGGATATAAAGTTGTTCAG ATTCCTTACTATGAATTTGagaatctgcaaaaccatactgAGATTGTTCAGTATCTCCACAAAAAGATATTCCCTCACAGTTACAGGCTAAGTTGGTGA
- the chmp5b gene encoding charged multivesicular body protein 5, with the protein MNRIFGRGKPKGPPPNLTDCIGGVDSRAESIDKKISRLDVELVKYKDQMKKMRDGPSKNMVKQKAMRVLKQKRMYEGQRDNLMQQSFNMEQANYTIQTLKDTKTTVDAMKVGAKEMKKAYKNVKIDQIEDLQDQLEDMMEDANEVQEAMSRSYGTPEIDDDDLEAELDALGDELLLDEDSSYLDEATSHPSIPEGVPGEKSINRDGVLVDEFGLPQIPAT; encoded by the exons ATGAATCGTATTTTTGGTCGAGGAAAGCCCAAGGGACCCCCACCCAATCTAACAGACTGTATTGGAGGT GTGGACTCTAGGGCTGAGTCTATTGATAAGAAGATTTCAAGGTTAGACGTTGAGCTTGTCAAGTACAAAGATCAGATGAAGAAGATGAGAGATGGGCCGTCAAAG AACATGGTCAAGCAAAAGGCCATGAGAGTGCTGAAGCAAAAGAGAAT GTATGAGGGCCAGAGAGACAATCTTATGCAGCAGTCTTTCAACATGGAACAGGCCAACTACACAATCCAGACCCTCAAAGACACCAAAACTACC GTGGATGCCATGAAGGTTGGAGCCAAAGAGATGAAGAAGGCATACAAGAATGTAAAGATCGATCAGATTGAG GATCTCCAGGATCAGCTGGAGGACATGATGGAGGATGCCAACGAGGTCCAGGAAGCCATGAGCAGAAGCTACGGGACGCCAGAGATCGATGACGATGACCTCGAAGCAG AGCTGGACGCCTTGGGAGATGAGCTCCTTTTGGATGAGGACAGCTCTTATCTGGATGAGGCCACcagtcatccttccatccctgaaGGAGTGCCGGGCGAGAAGAGCATCAACCGG GATGGAGTTTTGGTGGACGAGTTTGGCCTGCCCCAGATTCCAGCCACATAG